In Pseudomonas sp. Leaf58, one DNA window encodes the following:
- a CDS encoding efflux RND transporter periplasmic adaptor subunit, whose amino-acid sequence MRLHLAALAICTLPLILAACGDSYAHKDPRDTPPLVKVATVEGSFEAARAFTGVVAARTQSDLGFRVEGKILERLVDTGETVKRGQPLMRLDPVDLKLQARAQLDAVASARALAKQTADDEARYRKLVAEGAVSASAYDRIKAAADTAKAQLSAAQAEADVAKNATGYAALLADADGVVMETLAEPGQVVSAGQPVVRLARAGQREVVVHLPETLRPAVGSVAQATLYGNPAHAVPATLRLLSEAADATTRTFEARYVLAGALANSPLGATITLRIGQQPPAPEALQVPIGSLYDPGNGPGVWMIAGEPTKVSWRPVQVLNVTDNTARVVGELEPGEQVVALGVHLLRDGQQVRTAPAAPAEIAGSQP is encoded by the coding sequence ATGCGCCTCCATCTCGCCGCCTTAGCCATTTGCACGCTGCCGCTGATCCTGGCGGCATGCGGCGATTCGTACGCCCACAAAGACCCTCGTGACACACCACCACTGGTCAAGGTGGCCACGGTAGAGGGTTCTTTCGAAGCTGCTCGCGCCTTCACCGGTGTCGTTGCTGCCCGTACCCAGAGCGACCTCGGCTTCCGTGTGGAGGGGAAAATACTTGAACGCCTGGTAGATACCGGAGAGACGGTCAAACGCGGCCAGCCCCTGATGCGCCTGGATCCTGTCGACCTCAAACTGCAAGCTCGAGCACAGTTGGACGCGGTAGCATCGGCTAGAGCGCTCGCTAAACAAACGGCGGATGACGAGGCGCGATACCGCAAGCTGGTCGCTGAAGGTGCCGTTTCGGCATCGGCCTATGACCGAATAAAAGCAGCTGCAGACACCGCAAAGGCACAGCTGAGCGCCGCCCAGGCTGAAGCTGATGTGGCAAAAAACGCCACTGGGTATGCCGCTTTGCTGGCGGATGCTGATGGTGTGGTGATGGAAACCTTGGCAGAGCCAGGCCAAGTGGTCAGTGCCGGCCAACCTGTGGTGCGCTTGGCCCGGGCGGGCCAACGGGAGGTCGTTGTGCACCTCCCGGAAACACTACGCCCCGCTGTCGGTTCAGTTGCGCAAGCCACGCTATATGGCAACCCTGCGCATGCAGTGCCGGCAACACTGCGTCTGCTCTCCGAGGCAGCAGATGCTACCACCCGCACATTCGAAGCCAGGTACGTCCTTGCAGGCGCGCTGGCGAACTCGCCGCTTGGTGCCACGATCACGCTGAGAATCGGCCAGCAGCCCCCTGCACCCGAAGCACTCCAGGTGCCTATTGGGTCACTGTACGACCCCGGCAATGGGCCGGGCGTTTGGATGATAGCCGGCGAGCCCACGAAGGTTTCATGGCGCCCGGTCCAGGTACTGAATGTCACTGACAATACCGCACGAGTGGTTGGCGAGCTGGAACCAGGTGAACAGGTGGTTGCACTAGGTGTGCATCTGCTGCGCGATGGGCAACAAGTCCGCACTGCGCCAGCCGCACCCGCGGAAATAGCGGGGAGCCAGCCATGA
- a CDS encoding efflux RND transporter permease subunit, producing MSDSRFNLSALAVRERSTTLFLILLIAIAGTLAFFKLGRAEDPPFTVKQMTIVAAWPGATAQEMQDLVAEPLEKRMQELRWYDRTETYTRAGLAFSVVFLRDSTPPSQVPEAFYQARKKLGDEAKTLPAGVIGPMINDEFSDVTFAVYALKAKGEPQRQLVRDAESLRQRLLHVPGVKKINILGEQAERIFVSFSHDRLATLGVTPQDIFAALNNQNALTPAGSVESQGPQVVIRVDGAFDQLAKIRETPIAAQGRILKLSDVAQVQRGYEDPATFLVRNGGEPALLLGIVMREGWNGLDLGKALDAETTQINESMPLGMTLSKVTDQAVNISSSVDEFMVKFFVALLVVMLVCFISMGWRVGVVVAAAVPLTLAIVFVVMAATGKSFDRITLGSLILALGLLVDDAIIAIEMMVVKMEEGYDRLSASAYAWSHTAAPMLAGTLVTAIGFMPNGFAQSTAGEYTSNMFWIVGIALVASWLVAVAFTPYLGVKMLPAIKTVEGGHAAIYDTRHYNRFRSLLARVIAHKWLVAGAVIGALVVAVLGMGLVKKQFFPTSDRPEVLVELQMPYGTSIEQTQATAIKVESWLRKQEEAKIVTAYIGQGPPRFFLAMAPELPDPSFAKIVVLTDSQEAREALKYRLREAASEGLAPEAQVRVTQLVFGPYSPFPVAYRVMGPDKSQLRQITARVQEVLHASPMMKTVNSDWGALVPTLHFALEQDRLQAVGLTSNAVAQQLQFLLSGVPITTVREDIRSVQVVGRAAGDIRLDPSQIEDFTLIGAAGQKIPLSQIGEVSVRMEEPILRRRDRTPTITVRGDIAEGLQPPDVSTAMWHALQPIIATLPAGYRIEMAGSIEESGKASQAILPLLPIMIALTLLIIILQVRSISAMVMVFLTSPLGLIGVVPVLLLFGQPFGINALVGLIALSGILMRNTLILIGQIHHNEQQGLDPFKAVVEATVQRARPVLLTALAAILAFIPLTHSVFWGTLAYTLIGGTLVGTVMTLVFLPAMYAIWFKIRPAPQRMGNTA from the coding sequence ATGAGCGACTCGCGCTTCAACCTTTCTGCGCTGGCCGTGCGGGAGCGCTCCACCACCCTCTTTCTGATCTTACTGATTGCCATCGCCGGGACCTTGGCATTTTTCAAGCTGGGGCGTGCAGAAGACCCGCCGTTTACCGTCAAGCAGATGACCATTGTTGCCGCCTGGCCTGGCGCCACCGCTCAAGAAATGCAGGACCTGGTTGCCGAGCCGCTTGAAAAGCGCATGCAGGAGCTGCGCTGGTATGACCGCACTGAAACCTACACCCGGGCCGGGCTCGCATTCAGCGTGGTATTTCTGCGTGACAGCACACCACCGTCGCAAGTCCCGGAAGCTTTCTACCAGGCGCGCAAAAAGCTCGGTGATGAAGCCAAGACGCTGCCAGCGGGCGTCATTGGCCCAATGATCAACGACGAGTTCTCGGACGTCACCTTTGCAGTTTATGCCTTGAAGGCTAAAGGTGAGCCGCAGCGCCAACTGGTACGGGACGCGGAATCGCTGCGTCAGCGTTTGCTGCATGTACCCGGCGTGAAAAAGATCAACATCCTTGGTGAACAGGCGGAGCGAATCTTCGTGTCGTTTTCCCATGATCGCCTGGCGACGTTGGGCGTTACACCTCAGGATATCTTCGCCGCCCTTAACAACCAGAATGCACTGACACCCGCCGGTTCTGTTGAATCCCAGGGGCCACAGGTGGTGATACGGGTGGACGGCGCCTTCGACCAACTGGCGAAAATCCGTGAAACGCCTATCGCCGCGCAAGGACGGATCCTCAAATTATCCGATGTGGCGCAGGTACAACGCGGTTATGAAGACCCGGCTACCTTCCTTGTACGCAATGGCGGCGAGCCGGCACTGCTGCTCGGTATAGTGATGCGCGAAGGATGGAACGGCCTGGATCTGGGCAAGGCACTCGATGCCGAGACGACGCAGATCAACGAAAGCATGCCGTTAGGCATGACGCTGAGCAAAGTCACCGACCAAGCCGTAAACATCAGCTCGTCGGTTGACGAATTCATGGTCAAGTTCTTTGTCGCATTGCTGGTGGTGATGCTGGTGTGTTTCATCAGCATGGGCTGGCGCGTTGGGGTCGTGGTAGCGGCTGCCGTGCCGCTGACCTTGGCCATTGTGTTCGTGGTGATGGCTGCAACCGGCAAGAGCTTCGACCGTATTACCCTAGGTTCACTGATTCTTGCCCTCGGCTTGCTCGTCGATGACGCCATCATCGCCATTGAAATGATGGTGGTGAAAATGGAAGAAGGCTATGACCGCCTGAGCGCTTCGGCATATGCGTGGAGCCACACTGCCGCCCCCATGCTCGCCGGGACGCTTGTCACTGCCATCGGCTTCATGCCCAACGGCTTCGCTCAATCTACCGCCGGTGAGTACACCAGCAACATGTTCTGGATCGTCGGCATCGCGCTGGTTGCCTCCTGGCTAGTCGCAGTAGCGTTTACCCCGTACCTTGGGGTCAAGATGTTGCCGGCTATCAAAACCGTGGAAGGTGGCCACGCAGCGATTTACGATACCCGCCACTACAATCGATTCCGCTCGTTACTGGCCCGGGTCATCGCCCATAAATGGCTGGTGGCAGGCGCTGTTATCGGCGCATTGGTGGTAGCGGTACTGGGCATGGGCCTGGTCAAAAAGCAGTTCTTCCCAACCTCCGATCGGCCTGAGGTGCTCGTCGAGTTGCAGATGCCGTATGGCACTTCAATCGAGCAGACCCAGGCCACCGCGATCAAGGTTGAATCGTGGCTGCGCAAGCAAGAAGAGGCAAAAATCGTGACCGCTTACATCGGTCAAGGCCCCCCTCGTTTCTTCTTGGCGATGGCGCCTGAGCTGCCCGACCCTTCGTTTGCAAAGATCGTCGTACTCACTGACAGCCAGGAGGCCCGAGAGGCTCTCAAATACCGCCTTCGCGAGGCTGCCTCAGAGGGGCTAGCGCCTGAAGCGCAAGTGCGGGTGACCCAACTGGTATTCGGCCCGTACTCCCCGTTCCCGGTAGCCTACAGAGTGATGGGGCCCGATAAATCGCAATTGCGCCAGATTACTGCCCGCGTTCAAGAGGTGCTGCATGCCAGCCCGATGATGAAAACCGTGAACAGCGATTGGGGCGCACTTGTACCCACCCTGCACTTCGCGCTGGAGCAAGATCGCTTGCAGGCTGTTGGCCTAACCTCGAACGCAGTAGCCCAGCAGTTGCAGTTCCTGCTCTCGGGCGTACCCATCACGACGGTGCGCGAAGATATCCGCTCGGTGCAGGTAGTAGGCCGAGCGGCGGGAGATATTCGGCTCGATCCCTCCCAAATAGAAGACTTCACCCTTATTGGCGCTGCCGGTCAAAAGATACCGCTGTCGCAGATTGGCGAAGTGAGCGTGCGCATGGAAGAACCCATTCTACGGCGCCGTGATCGCACACCCACGATCACCGTCCGTGGCGACATTGCCGAGGGGCTACAGCCTCCGGACGTTTCCACAGCGATGTGGCACGCGCTGCAGCCGATCATCGCGACGCTACCGGCGGGTTACCGCATCGAGATGGCAGGCTCCATTGAAGAGTCGGGCAAGGCAAGCCAGGCGATCCTGCCGTTATTGCCCATCATGATCGCGCTCACCTTGCTGATCATCATCCTTCAGGTGCGCTCGATCTCGGCGATGGTCATGGTGTTTCTGACCTCACCGTTGGGGCTGATCGGCGTGGTGCCTGTGCTGTTGCTGTTCGGGCAACCCTTCGGGATCAACGCGCTTGTCGGCTTGATTGCGCTGTCAGGCATTCTGATGCGCAACACCCTGATCTTGATAGGGCAAATACACCACAACGAACAACAAGGCCTCGACCCGTTCAAGGCCGTGGTAGAGGCCACGGTGCAGCGTGCAAGGCCCGTGTTGCTGACAGCGCTGGCGGCCATCCTGGCGTTTATCCCACTTACCCATTCGGTGTTCTGGGGCACGTTGGCCTACACGCTAATCGGCGGCACGTTGGTCGGCACGGTCATGACCCTGGTGTTCCTCCCCGCAATGTACGCAATCTGGTTCAAGATCCGCCCGGCACCACAGAGGATGGGTAACACAGCCTAA
- a CDS encoding DUF3618 domain-containing protein — translation MTTSFEHEAHKDPDLLEQEINAKREHISDLVDALEQRLSPGQMVDRLLAYAKGNGGEFFQNLGTTLKNNPVPATLTVLGLAWLGLNQNRPFNPGPVHPGPGLGDKLGEAVDTVKGAFASAGEAVHDASQKVRMKAHDMRDRASELGSGARDSVGASADTLRSSAHKVGDQASALKGQFDHLLQEQPLVLAALGIALGAALGAALPGTEKEDQLMGAASDRVTDTLKAKGSEVKASVEQSLDHTKDKPPTSSGRTAEGADLSSGLGFTP, via the coding sequence ATGACCACGTCCTTTGAACATGAGGCGCACAAAGACCCGGACCTGCTCGAGCAGGAAATCAATGCCAAGCGCGAGCATATCAGCGACCTGGTCGATGCCTTGGAGCAGCGGCTTAGCCCAGGCCAGATGGTCGACCGCCTGCTGGCCTATGCCAAGGGCAATGGCGGCGAATTCTTCCAGAACCTAGGCACCACCCTCAAGAATAACCCCGTGCCCGCCACCCTGACCGTGCTGGGCCTGGCCTGGTTGGGGCTAAACCAGAACCGCCCGTTCAACCCTGGGCCGGTGCACCCGGGGCCAGGGCTGGGCGACAAGCTCGGCGAGGCGGTGGATACCGTGAAGGGCGCGTTCGCCTCGGCGGGGGAGGCGGTGCATGATGCCAGCCAGAAAGTGCGCATGAAAGCGCATGACATGCGCGACCGGGCCAGCGAGTTGGGCAGCGGTGCGCGTGATTCTGTGGGCGCGTCCGCCGATACCCTGCGCAGTTCCGCGCACAAGGTTGGCGACCAGGCGAGCGCATTGAAAGGCCAGTTCGACCATCTGCTGCAGGAGCAGCCGCTGGTGCTGGCCGCGCTAGGTATTGCCTTGGGGGCTGCATTAGGGGCGGCGTTGCCCGGTACCGAAAAGGAAGATCAGCTCATGGGGGCCGCCAGTGATCGGGTGACCGACACGCTCAAGGCCAAAGGCAGCGAGGTGAAGGCGTCTGTCGAGCAGTCTCTTGACCACACCAAGGACAAGCCGCCAACCTCGTCAGGGCGCACTGCTGAAGGGGCTGACCTCTCTTCAGGTTTGGGCTTCACTCCCTGA
- a CDS encoding phage holin family protein, which produces MNKDPLHTTPGLHTPPDDPVGVGGLLRQLMREVPELFTKELALAKAELQHNLATLKAGTAAVAAGAIVVLAGFVILLLAAVYALALVVQPWLAALIVGAVTVVIGFVMLQSGKKQFAPTQLAPDRTLHAMQQDKDTLKRKLP; this is translated from the coding sequence ATGAACAAAGATCCTTTGCACACTACCCCAGGGTTACACACCCCGCCTGACGACCCGGTCGGCGTCGGTGGCCTGCTGCGTCAGCTGATGCGGGAAGTGCCAGAGCTGTTCACCAAGGAACTGGCATTGGCCAAGGCCGAGCTGCAGCACAACCTGGCCACCTTGAAGGCCGGCACCGCGGCCGTGGCGGCAGGGGCGATCGTGGTACTGGCAGGCTTCGTCATCCTGTTGCTGGCGGCGGTCTATGCCTTGGCACTGGTCGTCCAGCCATGGCTGGCAGCCTTGATTGTCGGGGCGGTTACGGTGGTGATCGGCTTCGTCATGCTGCAGTCGGGCAAAAAGCAGTTCGCGCCCACTCAACTGGCCCCTGACCGTACCCTGCATGCCATGCAGCAGGACAAGGACACGCTGAAGAGGAAACTGCCATGA
- a CDS encoding hemerythrin domain-containing protein, translated as MNAIELLIQDHVLVKKLLEELASTTERAVKKRAELLERIKQEVSIHTALEEELLYPAIKQAGGKEEAKMYYEAKEEHRTVDSLVLPDLLQTETGTVEFAGRVKVLKELLEHHIEEEESELFPTARKLLGKQQLDELGQAMEAQKKLLKGEQRAA; from the coding sequence ATGAACGCTATCGAACTGCTGATCCAAGATCATGTACTGGTGAAGAAACTGCTGGAAGAACTGGCCTCCACCACCGAACGCGCCGTGAAAAAACGCGCCGAGTTGCTCGAACGGATCAAACAAGAAGTGTCCATCCATACCGCCCTGGAAGAAGAACTGCTGTACCCGGCCATCAAGCAGGCCGGCGGCAAGGAAGAAGCCAAGATGTATTACGAAGCCAAGGAAGAGCACCGCACTGTCGATTCGCTGGTACTGCCGGACTTGCTGCAAACCGAAACCGGCACCGTCGAGTTCGCCGGGCGGGTGAAAGTGCTGAAGGAGCTGCTGGAGCACCATATCGAAGAAGAAGAAAGCGAGCTGTTCCCAACGGCCCGCAAGCTGCTGGGCAAGCAGCAACTGGACGAGCTGGGCCAGGCCATGGAAGCGCAGAAGAAACTGCTTAAAGGCGAACAACGTGCCGCCTGA
- a CDS encoding mechanosensitive ion channel family protein, with protein MSDRIIALFADTTLFGISIVNLLLALGVALVTFLVARAAIGFLLRRVRRWSEHDGALSQVLAKVLAGTSNFLLLLASLLVGLSMLDLPERWLTRVGSLWFVVAALQIGLWANRAIGLGLSRYFARHRADGLNQGSALATLSAWGARVLLWSVVLLAMLSNLGVNITAFVASLGVGGIAVALAVQNILGDLFASLSIAVDKPFEVGDFIVIGPLAGTVEHVGLKTTRIRSLGGEQIVMANASMISSTIQNYKRLQERRIVFEFGLSYDTPTDAVKKAPSLVEEAIKAQEHVRFDRAHLRGFGKEALEFECVYIVKDPGYNLYMDIQQAINFRLLERFAKIGAKFAVPVRAIKVTALPEDSRRGPQNMQVG; from the coding sequence ATGAGTGATCGCATCATCGCACTGTTCGCTGACACCACCCTGTTCGGCATTTCCATTGTCAACCTGTTGCTCGCCTTGGGCGTCGCCCTGGTGACCTTTCTGGTCGCCCGGGCAGCCATCGGTTTTTTGCTACGGCGGGTCAGGCGCTGGTCAGAACACGACGGGGCACTGAGCCAAGTGCTGGCCAAGGTGCTCGCCGGCACCAGCAACTTCCTGCTGCTGCTCGCTTCGCTGCTGGTCGGCCTGAGCATGCTCGACCTGCCCGAGCGCTGGCTGACCCGAGTGGGTAGCCTGTGGTTCGTGGTGGCGGCGTTGCAGATCGGCTTGTGGGCCAACCGCGCCATCGGCCTGGGCCTGAGCCGCTACTTCGCCCGGCACCGCGCCGATGGGTTGAACCAGGGCAGCGCGCTGGCCACGCTGTCGGCATGGGGTGCGCGGGTGCTGCTGTGGTCAGTGGTGCTGCTGGCGATGCTCTCCAATCTGGGGGTTAACATCACCGCTTTCGTCGCCAGCCTGGGGGTAGGCGGTATTGCGGTTGCGCTGGCCGTGCAGAACATTCTTGGCGACCTGTTCGCCTCGCTGTCGATTGCCGTGGACAAGCCGTTCGAGGTGGGCGACTTCATTGTCATCGGCCCGCTGGCCGGCACCGTGGAGCACGTGGGGTTGAAGACCACGCGCATCCGCAGCTTGGGCGGTGAGCAGATTGTCATGGCCAACGCCAGCATGATCAGCAGCACCATCCAGAACTACAAGCGCCTGCAGGAGCGACGGATCGTGTTCGAGTTCGGCCTGTCCTACGACACGCCAACCGACGCGGTAAAAAAAGCACCCAGCCTCGTCGAGGAAGCGATCAAGGCGCAGGAACACGTGCGCTTCGACCGTGCTCACCTGCGCGGCTTCGGCAAAGAAGCGCTGGAGTTCGAGTGCGTGTATATCGTCAAGGACCCCGGCTACAACTTGTACATGGACATTCAGCAAGCGATCAATTTCCGTCTGCTCGAACGCTTCGCGAAAATCGGCGCCAAATTCGCCGTACCGGTACGTGCGATCAAGGTCACAGCCTTGCCTGAAGACTCACGCCGTGGGCCTCAGAACATGCAGGTGGGATAA
- the xth gene encoding exodeoxyribonuclease III, producing MKALKIATFNINGIRSRLPALLAWLQREQPDIACLQELKAADQQFPRQALEAAGYGCLYHGQPAWNGVAILARGSEPLEVRRGLPGMEDDSQSRYLEAAAHGVLVACLYLPNGNPQPGPKFDYKLRWFECLNTHAKGLCANGHPTVLAGDFNVVPTDMDIYNPQSWLKDALLQPESRACYQQLLQQGWVDAIRQCYPEQRIYTFWDYFRNHWARNAGLRIDHLLLNPDLAPYLKAAGVDAWVRNQAKASDHAPVWIELGTRRRRP from the coding sequence ATGAAAGCGCTGAAAATTGCCACGTTCAATATCAACGGCATCCGCAGCCGCCTGCCGGCACTGTTGGCCTGGCTGCAACGGGAACAGCCCGACATCGCCTGCCTGCAGGAGCTGAAAGCTGCCGATCAGCAGTTCCCGCGCCAGGCGCTGGAAGCAGCTGGTTATGGCTGCCTCTATCACGGGCAGCCTGCGTGGAACGGCGTGGCCATTTTGGCCCGAGGCAGCGAACCGCTGGAAGTACGCCGCGGCCTGCCAGGCATGGAGGACGACAGCCAGAGCCGCTACCTCGAAGCTGCAGCTCACGGCGTGCTGGTGGCCTGCCTGTACCTGCCCAACGGCAACCCGCAACCCGGGCCGAAGTTCGATTACAAGCTGCGCTGGTTCGAGTGCCTGAATACGCATGCGAAAGGGTTGTGTGCCAACGGCCATCCCACGGTGCTGGCGGGCGATTTCAACGTGGTACCTACCGACATGGACATCTATAACCCGCAGTCGTGGTTGAAGGACGCGCTGCTGCAGCCCGAGTCGCGAGCGTGCTACCAGCAACTGCTGCAGCAGGGCTGGGTCGATGCCATTCGCCAGTGCTATCCCGAGCAGCGCATTTACACTTTCTGGGATTACTTTCGCAACCACTGGGCGCGTAACGCCGGGTTGCGCATCGACCATTTGCTGCTCAACCCCGACCTTGCGCCTTACTTGAAGGCGGCGGGCGTCGATGCCTGGGTGCGTAATCAAGCCAAGGCCAGCGACCATGCGCCCGTGTGGATCGAACTGGGTACACGTCGCCGGCGGCCATAG
- a CDS encoding circularly permuted type 2 ATP-grasp protein — protein MSRVFFNEMYETNGNCRAHYQEFARWLANTPLELLEQRRREADLLFHRAGITFTLYGDKQDTERLIPFDIIPRSIRASEWRTVERGCIQRVQALNLFLQDIYHDQRILKAGIIPPEQVLANEGYQIAMQGLDLHRGLYAHIAGVDLVRDGDGSYFVLEDNLRTPSGVSYMLEDRKMMMRLFPELFAAQRIAPIDHYPNLLLDTLKSASPLDNPTAVLLTPGRFNSAYFEHAFLAREMGIELVEGADLFVRDEHVYMRTTAGPQQVDVIYRRLDDNYLDPLSFNPDSMLGVPGLISVYRAGNVVLANAVGTGVADDKSIYPYVADMIRFYLGEEPILNNVPTWQCRKPADLSHVLAHLPELVVKETQGSGGYGMLVGPASTAAQIEDFRARIKARPHAYIAQPTLCLSTCPTFVDSGIAPRHIDLRPFVLSGSETRLVPGGLTRVALKEGSLVVNSSQGGGTKDTWVVED, from the coding sequence ATGTCCCGGGTTTTTTTCAATGAAATGTACGAAACCAACGGCAACTGCCGTGCGCATTACCAGGAGTTTGCCCGCTGGCTGGCCAACACCCCGCTGGAGCTGCTGGAGCAGCGCCGACGCGAGGCCGACCTGCTGTTTCACCGCGCCGGTATCACCTTTACCTTATATGGCGACAAACAGGACACCGAGCGCCTGATCCCCTTCGATATCATCCCGCGCAGCATCCGCGCCAGCGAGTGGCGCACGGTCGAGCGCGGCTGTATCCAGCGGGTGCAGGCCCTGAACCTGTTCCTGCAGGACATCTACCACGACCAGCGCATCCTCAAGGCCGGGATCATCCCGCCAGAGCAGGTGCTGGCCAACGAGGGCTACCAAATCGCCATGCAGGGCCTGGACCTGCACCGCGGGCTGTACGCGCATATCGCCGGTGTCGACCTGGTGCGTGACGGTGACGGCAGTTACTTCGTGCTGGAAGACAACCTGCGCACCCCCAGCGGCGTCAGCTACATGCTCGAAGACCGCAAGATGATGATGCGCCTGTTCCCCGAACTGTTCGCCGCCCAGCGCATCGCGCCCATCGACCATTACCCCAACCTGCTGCTCGACACGCTGAAGAGCGCCAGCCCGCTGGACAACCCCACTGCCGTGCTGCTCACCCCTGGCCGCTTCAACAGTGCCTATTTCGAGCATGCCTTCCTGGCCAGGGAAATGGGTATCGAGCTGGTCGAAGGCGCCGACCTGTTCGTACGCGACGAGCATGTGTACATGCGCACCACCGCCGGCCCCCAGCAGGTGGACGTGATTTACCGCAGGCTGGACGACAACTACCTTGATCCGCTGTCGTTCAACCCTGACTCGATGCTGGGTGTGCCCGGGTTGATCTCGGTGTACCGCGCCGGCAATGTGGTGCTGGCCAACGCGGTCGGCACCGGCGTGGCCGACGACAAGTCGATCTACCCCTATGTCGCCGACATGATCCGCTTTTACCTGGGCGAAGAGCCGATCCTCAACAACGTGCCAACCTGGCAGTGCCGCAAGCCTGCCGACTTGTCCCACGTACTGGCCCACCTGCCCGAACTGGTGGTCAAGGAAACCCAGGGCTCCGGCGGCTATGGCATGTTGGTCGGGCCGGCCTCGACTGCCGCGCAGATCGAAGACTTCCGTGCCCGCATCAAAGCCCGCCCGCACGCCTACATCGCGCAACCGACCCTGTGCCTGTCAACCTGCCCCACCTTCGTCGACAGCGGCATCGCGCCACGCCATATCGACCTGCGCCCGTTCGTGCTGTCGGGCAGCGAAACCCGCTTGGTACCCGGCGGCCTGACCCGGGTGGCGCTGAAGGAAGGTTCGCTGGTGGTCAACTCGTCGCAAGGCGGCGGTACCAAGGACACCTGGGTGGTAGAGGACTGA
- a CDS encoding alpha-E domain-containing protein gives MLSRTASDLYWMSRYLERAENLARMLEVSYSLSLMPQAGRSDGHAELAMSLLASGMLDEYIRRHSELDTERMLHFFALDATNPSSIYCCLQAARTNAHAVRGRITADMWENINATWIEMRNIASNGLGRYGISQFCDWVKERSHLFRGATSGTIMRNDAYSFIRLGTFLERADNTLRLLDARYEMFGEASDEVSDDSARGFYQWSALLRALTSYEAFNELYRAAPSARPVSELLLLRVDVPRSLHACIEELDLILAGLPGSTGRAAQRMAAELNARLRYTAIDEILDGGLHPWLSDFIGRINQLGQAVHHSYLEVV, from the coding sequence ATGCTTTCGCGAACTGCTTCCGACCTGTACTGGATGTCCCGTTACCTGGAGCGTGCGGAAAACCTCGCACGCATGCTCGAAGTCAGCTACTCGCTGTCGTTGATGCCGCAGGCCGGGCGCAGCGACGGCCATGCCGAACTGGCGATGTCGTTGTTGGCCTCCGGCATGCTGGACGAATATATCCGCCGCCACAGCGAGCTCGACACCGAGCGCATGCTGCACTTCTTCGCCCTCGACGCGACCAACCCCAGCAGCATCTACTGCTGCCTGCAGGCGGCCAGGACCAACGCCCATGCGGTGCGCGGGCGAATCACCGCCGACATGTGGGAAAACATCAACGCCACCTGGATCGAGATGCGCAACATCGCCAGCAATGGCCTCGGCCGTTATGGCATCAGCCAGTTCTGCGACTGGGTCAAGGAGCGCTCGCACCTGTTCCGTGGCGCCACCTCTGGCACCATCATGCGCAATGACGCCTACAGCTTCATTCGCCTGGGCACCTTCCTGGAGCGGGCCGACAACACCCTGCGCCTGCTCGATGCGCGCTACGAGATGTTCGGCGAGGCCTCCGACGAGGTCAGCGACGACTCCGCCCGCGGCTTTTACCAGTGGAGTGCCCTGCTGCGCGCGCTGACGTCCTACGAGGCCTTTAACGAACTCTATCGCGCAGCGCCCAGTGCCCGGCCAGTGTCCGAGCTGTTGCTACTGCGGGTGGACGTGCCACGTTCGTTACATGCCTGTATCGAAGAGCTGGACCTGATCCTCGCCGGCCTGCCAGGCAGCACCGGGCGCGCCGCCCAGCGCATGGCCGCCGAACTCAACGCGCGCCTGCGCTACACCGCCATCGATGAAATCCTCGACGGCGGGTTGCACCCGTGGCTGAGCGACTTCATCGGCCGCATCAACCAATTGGGCCAGGCGGTCCATCACTCCTATTTGGAGGTCGTATGA